A genomic region of Metopolophium dirhodum isolate CAU chromosome 1, ASM1992520v1, whole genome shotgun sequence contains the following coding sequences:
- the LOC132945834 gene encoding uncharacterized protein LOC132945834, translated as CDNPTSNSFITAYKTLLLNNLISSQSPGANCEDFAEDSLISYKHFFSCNLEQSSSVELSVSLPVQSNRELDDTTTELMNATHIYIAGFVAKKLNRELYKNCEECLKKICTNQVSKDHDLIVARDNQACNKLSLKYPAKPFHQMLHNIIVYIGQHLPSKCHFLGIGEMIAEGILNKFDLTALYCKNHDKAFEKKIVKSIVKLFIDHWCTEVNRILFGKRSLQRGENDPIKQLASIWHTKHKKKKPITGKFNQVK; from the coding sequence TGTGACAACCCAACTAGTAACTCATTCATTACTGCCTACAAAACATTACtgctgaataatttaatttcgtcTCAATCTCCTGGAGCTAATTGTGAAGACTTCGCAGAAGACTCGTTGATCTCTTATAAACATTTCTTCTCGTGTAATCTCGAACAATCATCATCGGTTGAATTATCAGTTAGTTTACCAGTTCAAAGTAATAGAGAATTGGATGATACAACAACAGAATTAATGAATgccacacatatatatattgccGGTTTTGTTGCAAAAAAACTCAACAgagaattatacaaaaattgcGAAGAATGTCTAAAGAAAATTTGCACAAATCAAGTTTCAAAAGATCACGATTTGATTGTTGCCAGGGACAACCAAGcttgtaataaattatctttaaaatacCCAGCTAAACCATTTCATCAAATGCTTCACaacattattgtgtatattggTCAACATCTACCATCAAAATGTCACTTTTTGGGAATAGGAGAAATGATTGCTGAaggaatattaaataagtttgaTTTAACTGCTTTGTATTGCAAAAATCATGACAAAGCTTTTGAAAAAAAgattgtaaaatcaattgttaaattatttatcgatCACTGGTGTACTGAAGTTAATCgtattttatttggtaaaagATCATTACAACGGGGAGAAAATGATCCTATCAAACAACTGGCTTCAATATGGcacacaaaacataaaaaaaaaaaacctatcacTGGAAAATTTAACCaagtaaaataa